cataggtttgcagaaaactacatacaatatgcacactgaaggcatgatgccaccataggtttgcagaaaactacatacaatatgcacacactgaaggcatgatgccaccataggtttgcagagaactatatacaatatgcacactgaaggcatgatgccaccataggtttgcagagaactacatacaatatgcacactgaagctGCACACTTGATTCAGGATTCTCATAGATCAGAGACAGTTCCGTCTTGAGCTTTGCCTTGTTCAGCGTGGGATATGCCTTCACAGTGGCATTCAGAGCATCAGCAGGAAATGAATGGCAATACCTTTCAAACATATATCCTTGTACTAAGGTAGCACTCACAAGGTGGCCAGTGAAAGAGAACCTTGCTTTGGTGTGAGCCAGGATGGTGTCGCAGACCTCTTcagacagcctctgctttgcCTCTTCTGTCAAAGCCGTCCTTGGTCTGTCGGTTCCTCATAGCTCTTGCAGCTGGTCAGTCTCTGAATGCAAACAAACCAATACTGTGTTTGTTAGGCTGTGTACAGtactgtagtctacgtgatgcaCATGTTCACACTTTATCCAGTAAAAAGATGTCAGCATACCCACTTGGGCAGGAATGCATAATGTTAAAGGgggcatatcataccaccaggtgtgagtgtgattagccattacaagcaggtttgaaaatgtgcagcattgtgacatcacaggtgggcgtgtccacctagatgtgtgctggatagatcagtctaccagcctacccagtggactgaagtaatcgttgctcatctatccagcaaagatctaggtggacacgcccacctgtgatgtcacaatgctgcacattttgaaaacggcttgtcatggctaatcacactcacacctggtggtacgataggtcccctttaatgttaaacactgttttttatctattgcgttggtaacttcactcataaatctatcGACAgtaaagtatgcatttagacaaatacgataaaatatcaatataatatgggcaaccttttatgtgtggttgttcatgACACACTGAAAAAAGAAAGTTTTAACATGACAGTCAATGGGAGAACCCTTGGGTGATTTTCCACGTCAATGAATTCGCCCAGAGCGGCGGGACCATTTGAAATctgacgattctgattggacaatgacagataataTGTCTAGAACACTGAAAACTACTTTTGCTGCGATAGAATTTGTTAGAAAAAAAATCCTCTTTCACCCAGTTggtagtgcgtcgcccaaatcgCCCCTATACACCGTCCGCCCCTGCTACTTACGGTAGGAATATACATActtgtttaaataataaatgttattgtattttccatctttgctgagcaagagttttttCGAAAGTTCAgcgattgaaacaaataaaagcctgggctatggAAGTTtaacggtaggcctaccactgtcatgcacctacccgatgtcaagtggaccgggttgaattcactgcgggtttctcttcttactgtccttctcaacactctctgatctaaCCGAAAGGCTAGCAGCAAAAAATCAAGTGATATTTAGAAGATACAATTATTTtagattaatcgcgagttaactatgacattaatgcgattaaatattttaatcgcttgacagcactagaaaATATACATCTCTCTTTGAGTAACTCAACCTTCAGAGAACCATTAATAGCCATTAATAGCCGGTTTTGTCTCTTGTCTTCCCAGTCGGAGCGGCCAGGCTCAGCTTCCTATCGACACACTCTCTGGTGACCTCACGGCGGTGACCTCACGGCGGTGACCTCACGGCGGTGACCTCACAGCAGGGACTCTAGAACTCTCTTCAGCGCGACTCCACCGGCGCTCCTTGGCCACCCAGCCCCCGTTGGACACTCTCGTAGACAGACAGCATGCGGCACATCCACGTGGAGGCCGCCCCAAAGGAGGCCCCGCTGGAGCTGCCCGCCCAGGAGGGGGACCTGCCCCCGTCCGCCGCCCCGGCCCAGGGCCTGGACCCGGGCGTGAGGCCGGGGGCCCCCCGGGCCTACGGACAGGAGGAGCTGAGGCTCCAGAAGGTCTACCAGCTTTCCATCTTCTCCCACCTGGGGGGTTTCTCCGCCTCGGCAGACCCCCCCGGCGAGGACCCCCAGAAGGCGGCCCTGAAGAGGGGCCTGGGGGAGCCCCAGCTGGCCCCCAAGCGGCCCCACCTCCAGGACTCCGCCCacggggaggagctggaggagggcgCCGTGCTGTGCGGCCCGGGCCCGGGGCTGACGGGGGgcccgggccccgggggggcggcCTATTCCTGCGCACTGATGGAGGCCCGAGACCCTGAGGGGGGGCTGGCGCCCCGGTCCCCGCCTCTGTCCCCCAGCCAGACGCCCTCCCGCCGGCCGGCCCAGCACAACCACACCCGGCCCGTCCCCGACGTGTTCGCCCCGCTCTCCCCCAAGTCTCCCCCCGTGTGCTGCGAGCCCCCGGGGCCGACGGGTTCCCAGGGCcccggcggggggcgggggtccgGCCACTCCCCGGGCAGCCCCGGAGGAGAGAGCTGCGGAAACGGCCGCTCCTCCCCGGGGGGCCAGCCGGCTGGCCCCCAGCCCTCCGACGTGGCCTGCTACGAGACCCCCTGCCCGGCCAGCCCcaccggcccccccggccccttctcccccccgcaCCACTCGGAGCCCCTGGAGCCCGGCGAGGCCACGGAGTGGGAGGCGGGGCTGGAGTCCTCTCCGCCGGAGCGCAGCGCCACccaggccgccgcccccccgggcCTGGCCCGGACCCCCAGCCCCAACGGGCTCCGCCTCGGCGCCTCGGGGGCCCACTGCCCGGCCAAGAAGCGGCTGCTGTCGCCCAGCGACACGGGAGAGTCGTGCTCGGAAGACGAGGGCCCCTCCACCTCCAAGAGGAGCCGCCTGGCCCTGCTGGCCCCCGGCCTCGGCCCGGCCTCCTGCCGCAGCACCGACGCCAAGGCCGCCCCCTACTGGAACCACCTGCTGCCCTCcgccaaggtacacacacacacacacacacacgcacacacgcgcacgcgcgcacgggGCAAACGTCACAGAGTCATGGTTAATAACGGCTCACACCATGCTGGAACAAACAGAGGAGGTCCAGAAGAGAACCCATTCAGAGGCCCGGCTATTGTTTCACtcccattgacacacacacacacacacacacacacacacacacacacacacacacacacacacacacacacacacacacacacacacacacacacacacacacactctacaacTGCCTGGAGAGAGGTGTTAGGGGCGCTAATATTAACAAAGGGGCTACTTTTCCATAGGTGTCACACGCCGATGCGGTCAGTGGGACCACAGGGGTCAGGGGTTTTCACCAGGAGAGagaagggtgagggtgagggcgtgaaggggagagagagagacgagaggccGAAGGCGGCgtagagagggagaacagagagggaagtCCTAGATTCATATCGTGTGTGGAGAAACCGAGGGAGGTCAGGGAGGTACTGAAACAGTTCAAAAtgtcctctgtgtttgtgagcgAGTGTGGGGGCGACGAGGACAGCCCCAGCTGACATAGGGCTCCCCGCTCTCTACAGAGCGCCGGGTCAGCTAGCCGCGCGGGGCTAGCCGATGGGGGAGGTCTCTCTGTAAGTGAAGAGCTCGCTGCTAGCTTAGGGGTAGCCACTAGAGTAGGGGTAGTCTCCAGCCTGAGGCCTGAGTCCAGCGTAGGGTTAGCTGCTAGCTTTGGGCTAACCACTAGAGAAAGGCCAGCTAGCAAACAATTAGGAAACGAGTGGGTGGTCCTAAACATGGGAAATACTTGTTTGCACGCAACGTCCAGTACTCAGTGCTGTGTAAGTaaaaacactcacactctcaagcactcactcactcactcactcactcactcactcactcactcactcactcactcacacacacacacacacacacacacacacacacacacacacacacacacacacacacacacacacacacacacacacacacacacacacacacacacacacacacacacacacacacacacaccctctgtcACCTGATGACCCCGACCCTAGCAGAGCAATGACCAGTTGAATAGTTATTATTAGAAGGTTCCTTGTAGTAGGGTGATGTTACGGTTCAGCTTTTGGCAGTAAAACGAAGCATAATGATATTAAGGAGAAAAAGTATCACAACCTGTTCATCTTTATCTTCAGAATGCAACAGAATGCACAAGATCAGGGCGACGACTGAAGAGTGGGCTGCGACTGAAGAGGTGGGTCTGGCTCTCTGCACTCTAGCCTTGGAATGGATTGAGGCGATGTATCAAGCGTGAACATCAGTAGGGTGTGTTTAGCAGTGACTGCTCTGGGTgcgtgttcagtgtgtgtgggatcaTTGGTAACGTTGTGTCGGGCGTGTTGCAGCCGGCAGCTCCGCAGCGGACGGCGTGCGGACAGCGGACGCACGGCGaggccctcctcctccgtcagtcGAGCCCTGCTGGGGAACTTTGAGGTACTGCTGTCCCCCCTGACCTGCTCCTCCCTGAACGGGGCTTTCTCTAACCTGCCCAGGGCCTGATTATTATTAAAGAAATGAATGGACCTATATACCTACTCTTATTTTGTACACATATTTTCTGTATGTCTTAAATGTTAATCTCGCGTTTAGAATAGAACAGAATTAACTTTATGGTCCACAAGTGTAGAAATCTGCCTTGGGCTTTTTCATGTGGTTTCTAAAAAAACGATTTCAATAAGATAGTGTGATAATAGTGTGTAGAATACACTCTATAATAGTGTGTAGAATACACTCTATAATAGTGTGTCGAATACACTCTATTATGtgtggattacacatatgttgtttgtggatttaaatgatcatttttcatgccaagagtttgaccgtttattgtgcaattgttcagttaaaggctgtagagaaaacacaacgagaaagactacacgtctcgtatgtgacgtcgcgctccctgcgactggcgtggacaaagccgacaatctccccatcggcataactgaaactcgccacatgccccgacttataatggttctcacctctttcgatgctttagtggagcagagagatcgccatgtctgtaccagagtggtggtgacgtatatcattcgtGTCGAGGGCAGCGAAGGGCTGTAgatcacaaagcggcctcacacacaACCTAATATCATCAAACTTCTttgcagatttttttttgtctcctTTGCATGAAAGATCATAAAATCCATAAACAACaaatgtgtaatccagggcacaTAAAGACTGGAACCAGAAAagaattactttctctccattgaaacccattcatattttatgaTCTCAGAGGTCCCATGGGGGTCTACCGGAAAGGGGGCAAGCCCTTTAAGGTGTGTGCTGACTGAAGTGCTgactgtgtcttgtgtgtgtgttgacccccccccccccaggagtccATACTGAAGGGGCGCTTCTCCCCGTCGGGGCAGATCGAGGGCTTCACGGCGGAGATCGGCGCCAGCGGCTCCTACTGCCCTCAGCACGCCACCCTCCCCGTCCAGGTCACCTACTACGACATCTCGGAacacagcgccccctcccccttcctggtCAGTCCTGCCTCCCCTCCagctgtacgtgtgtgcatgggcCGGGGGATAACGCAACGCTATCATATACGTCGTTATCGTCGTCTTTGATTGGCATCATGTCATCGGTTGTACAGCCTTGATTAATTATGATGAGGAGATATGCCCTCAAAATGATGAGAAaggaaaaatgtgtttttgtcgGATACTAAACttgaaatatatacatttaattcaATCATCACTGTTATTACCGTCAGAtagtctgttggtattttgaattcatgtatattttattgacatttattgattatccatctatccatctatccatctatccatctatccatctatccatctatccatctatccatccatccatctattacCTATGATCTattatctaaattaaattaaggaaattaaattaacacaagctagctagactatgatacactttaaacactcagtttactagctaaattcgattttaAATCGATTTTAAATCGAATTcgaaattaaatacaatacaaatataaagtaaaaacaagtgttatctagcgatccgttatctgtattatattatttcgtctttggcaacatgagcgcgattgttttttgaaacctgcctggcaacggacaaccccttaagtaatctgttgtccgttgcctggcaacggacaacagattacgtaggcggtacaaatttggcagccggtacaaatttggtgtgacagcaccatgcgctctgcttacagtggatgtatcgcaatgtcGAGGCGCACACACATTCTGGCCGTGTTtggtaaatattctagaacactccggttgctccggcgggagtcctggagctctatatccaAATAATttcatattatgcatagatatctatatcatataattgatattttcacggccaaaagctgtgtgcacttccagccgatattatgaatctcaaacgactgcgtcgggttctccgacgtctctggttcttccacttccacgtcAATCTGAaatagactgaaccgcgacatggaaagggattgttgcccgcgattgttgaccgcgattgtctcccgccggatcCCCAAGCACCACTGCCTCAGCAgcgggcggtggtggtgccgcGGTTGTGGGCAGCAGGCAGTGGGCAGCAGGCAGTGGGCatcggcgggagacaatcgcgggcaacaatccctttctcctccatgtcgcggttcatgtccttcagggagtcaaagccaaagttcctttccccccaaggcagagcaggatagctAGGGCTCGTTTTATACCTAACgcaatttctagctactgggggaccatagtcaggctaggggaacttatattaatgttagaaaacctcatgaagtgaaattttcatgccatgggacctttaatattaTCGTTGCCGTAAT
The Gadus macrocephalus chromosome 6, ASM3116895v1 DNA segment above includes these coding regions:
- the LOC132460093 gene encoding atos homolog protein B codes for the protein MRHIHVEAAPKEAPLELPAQEGDLPPSAAPAQGLDPGVRPGAPRAYGQEELRLQKVYQLSIFSHLGGFSASADPPGEDPQKAALKRGLGEPQLAPKRPHLQDSAHGEELEEGAVLCGPGPGLTGGPGPGGAAYSCALMEARDPEGGLAPRSPPLSPSQTPSRRPAQHNHTRPVPDVFAPLSPKSPPVCCEPPGPTGSQGPGGGRGSGHSPGSPGGESCGNGRSSPGGQPAGPQPSDVACYETPCPASPTGPPGPFSPPHHSEPLEPGEATEWEAGLESSPPERSATQAAAPPGLARTPSPNGLRLGASGAHCPAKKRLLSPSDTGESCSEDEGPSTSKRSRLALLAPGLGPASCRSTDAKAAPYWNHLLPSAKNATECTRSGRRLKSGLRLKSRQLRSGRRADSGRTARPSSSVSRALLGNFEESILKGRFSPSGQIEGFTAEIGASGSYCPQHATLPVQVTYYDISEHSAPSPFLGVVSLEPLGKKGYSVPKSGTIQVTLFNPNKTVVKMFLVTYNFEDMPVNHMTFLRHRNFLVPVEEVPEGQGEGPAGGRVPERKRILCYLIHLRFQSSKSGKIYLHNDMRLLFSRKSIEMDTGIPYELKSFTEVPRNPKYSPRV